The proteins below are encoded in one region of Bremerella sp. P1:
- a CDS encoding DUF1549 domain-containing protein, protein MKTFLVIALALAFPLMALGEEIDFAHQIVPLLKKQCGNCHSGTQKEGGFSLNTRETLLGGGESGEAIVPHNGEPGELLARVTTDDEFTRMPPEGDPLSSDQIKLLKRWVESGVPWEPGFTFGEKIYEPPLKPRRPELPPAVAGRTNPIDRILDAQLAEQKMGPLEPLNDDAYLRRVYLDLIGLLPTPDEREAFLQDSDPDKRTKLVEELLARDVEYAEHWLTFWNDLLRNDYAGTGFITGGRRQISSWLYEALVTNKPYDQFVRELIAPPTPESAGFGQGIKWRGEVSAGQTVEIQFAQNVGQSFLGINLKCASCHDSFIDRWKLQDAYGLAAIYAERSMELHRCDKPIGKTAEAAWLFPELGQIDPNAPQPKRLQQLADLMTHRENGRFTRTIVNRLWHRMMGRGIVHPTDAMQSPPWNADLLDFLAEHLAENNYDLKQTLQLIATSQAYQTQAERVSDQTEPGSYQYAGPRSKRMTAEQFVDCVWQVTDTSPNKFDAPVIRGNLSTGSSSKVEVAGQWIWNQTDVSQAAAGETITLRKQFDLAEVPSDGFALVTCDNEYTLYVNGKKLAAGNNWMEPDLVRLGSLKQGANEVLIVAKNAGSGPNAAGLFFEARLADTIVSSDDTWQWTAQVPNGSGKFKKQPEDWQPAAVVKGQEVWMGRLRPVMAQMLSQGIDGQRYMVRASLLKSDFLMRSLGRPNRDQVVSVRPMELTTLEAIDLSNGDTLANALRQGAKQLNQREWESPQEFVTWLYHFALSRDPTPAERTTLVDSLGPEMPTEAIEDVLWAVFMLPEFQLVH, encoded by the coding sequence ATGAAAACATTCCTTGTCATAGCCCTTGCATTGGCATTTCCACTGATGGCTCTCGGCGAAGAGATCGACTTCGCTCATCAAATCGTTCCATTGCTGAAGAAGCAATGTGGCAACTGCCATAGTGGTACCCAAAAAGAAGGAGGATTCTCTCTCAACACCCGCGAGACGCTTCTCGGCGGAGGCGAATCGGGAGAAGCCATCGTTCCTCACAATGGAGAACCAGGCGAACTTCTCGCGCGCGTCACAACCGATGACGAATTCACCCGAATGCCGCCCGAAGGGGATCCACTCTCCAGCGATCAGATCAAGCTTCTGAAACGTTGGGTCGAATCGGGCGTCCCGTGGGAACCAGGCTTCACCTTCGGAGAAAAGATCTACGAGCCACCGCTCAAACCACGTCGCCCGGAGTTGCCACCAGCCGTCGCAGGCCGCACCAATCCGATCGACCGAATTCTTGACGCCCAGTTGGCCGAGCAAAAGATGGGCCCCTTGGAACCACTGAATGACGATGCGTATCTGCGTCGCGTCTATTTGGATCTCATCGGGCTATTGCCCACGCCTGATGAGCGCGAGGCGTTCCTGCAAGATAGCGATCCCGATAAACGAACCAAGTTGGTCGAAGAACTACTGGCTCGCGATGTCGAGTACGCGGAACACTGGCTCACCTTCTGGAACGACCTGTTACGTAACGACTACGCCGGTACCGGTTTCATCACCGGTGGTCGCCGACAGATCTCCAGTTGGTTGTACGAAGCACTCGTTACCAATAAGCCCTACGACCAATTCGTTCGCGAATTGATCGCCCCGCCAACGCCGGAAAGTGCCGGCTTCGGACAGGGCATCAAATGGCGCGGGGAAGTGAGCGCTGGCCAAACGGTTGAAATCCAATTTGCCCAAAATGTCGGCCAGTCGTTCCTGGGCATCAACCTGAAGTGTGCCTCGTGCCACGATAGCTTCATCGACCGTTGGAAGCTTCAGGATGCCTATGGTCTCGCCGCGATCTACGCCGAGCGATCCATGGAACTTCATCGCTGCGATAAGCCGATCGGCAAGACGGCTGAAGCAGCCTGGCTCTTTCCTGAGTTGGGGCAGATCGATCCCAACGCACCGCAACCCAAGCGACTGCAACAACTGGCTGATCTGATGACGCATCGTGAGAACGGGCGATTCACTCGCACGATCGTCAATCGCCTGTGGCATCGCATGATGGGTCGTGGGATCGTTCATCCAACCGATGCGATGCAGAGCCCACCATGGAATGCGGACCTCCTCGATTTCCTGGCAGAACACCTGGCTGAAAACAACTATGACCTCAAACAAACGTTACAGCTGATTGCCACATCACAGGCCTATCAAACTCAAGCGGAACGCGTCTCTGACCAAACCGAACCTGGCAGCTATCAATATGCTGGCCCCCGCAGCAAGCGAATGACCGCGGAACAGTTTGTCGACTGTGTCTGGCAAGTGACCGATACTTCTCCGAATAAATTCGACGCTCCCGTTATCCGCGGCAACCTCTCGACCGGCTCGTCCAGCAAGGTCGAAGTCGCCGGTCAGTGGATCTGGAATCAAACCGATGTCTCCCAGGCAGCCGCGGGCGAAACGATCACGCTGCGCAAGCAATTCGACCTTGCCGAGGTACCCTCGGACGGGTTTGCCCTGGTCACCTGCGACAACGAATACACGCTTTATGTCAATGGAAAGAAGCTTGCCGCTGGTAATAATTGGATGGAGCCTGACTTGGTTCGACTTGGCTCGCTGAAACAGGGCGCCAATGAGGTCCTGATTGTGGCCAAGAACGCCGGTAGCGGCCCCAACGCCGCGGGTTTGTTCTTTGAAGCACGCCTCGCTGACACGATCGTTTCCTCGGACGACACCTGGCAGTGGACAGCCCAAGTGCCCAACGGCTCAGGAAAGTTCAAGAAGCAGCCCGAAGACTGGCAACCGGCCGCGGTCGTCAAAGGCCAAGAGGTCTGGATGGGACGCCTGCGTCCTGTCATGGCCCAGATGCTTTCGCAGGGAATCGACGGCCAACGTTATATGGTTCGAGCTTCGCTCTTGAAGAGTGACTTCCTGATGCGTTCGCTGGGTCGTCCTAATCGAGACCAGGTCGTCAGCGTTCGCCCCATGGAACTAACGACCCTCGAAGCGATCGACCTTTCCAATGGCGATACCCTGGCCAACGCACTTCGCCAAGGGGCCAAGCAATTGAATCAACGTGAGTGGGAATCACCCCAAGAGTTCGTGACGTGGCTGTATCACTTCGCCTTGAGTCGAGATCCTACGCCGGCCGAACGGACGACACTCGTCGACTCCCTGGGCCCCGAGATGCCAACCGAAGCGATTGAAGATGTCCTTTGGGCTGTCTTCATGCTTCCAGAATTTCAACTTGTTCACTAA
- a CDS encoding DUF1501 domain-containing protein, with translation MFSSRREFLQQNAWGFGALALSSLLMNEDAHAGTSQSGVLTAPHHPPKAKRVIQLFMSGAASPIDTFDHKPMLDKHHGEESDFGEHVEAFQNGLGPWMKSPFKFTPYGQSGKKLSEVVAPLGACVDDMAFVHNMVGKSGVHSQATYLQATGFDTPGFPGMGAWVSYGLGSISDELPSFVVLPDHRGFASNGPKNWSSAFLPASTQGTAIFPQRENPIEDLTPKSSYTSATSDDASLRLLEQINGRYQEQRAGDSRLEARIRSYELAAKMQLSAPQAMDISKEPDHILKMYGLDRMGAEYPSEINAPEEIEYFGRKCLIARRLIERGVRFIQIWSGNDNGFPRRNWDSHEDIRRDHGPLATGMAVGTAALIQDLKQRGLLDDTIILWTTEFGRMPSTQGSKGRDHNPYVFTNWLCGGGIKPGITYGQSDQWGYKPLDRDHPTQVYDIHATILHLLGINHEKLTVRHNGIDRRLTDVHGHVIRDILA, from the coding sequence ATGTTTTCCTCACGACGCGAGTTTTTGCAGCAGAATGCCTGGGGCTTTGGAGCGTTGGCTTTATCCTCACTGCTGATGAACGAAGATGCCCACGCAGGCACTTCTCAAAGTGGCGTGCTGACTGCACCCCACCATCCTCCCAAAGCGAAACGCGTCATTCAGCTGTTCATGAGTGGCGCGGCGAGTCCGATCGATACGTTCGATCACAAGCCGATGCTCGACAAGCATCATGGCGAAGAATCGGACTTCGGCGAGCACGTCGAAGCGTTCCAAAATGGTCTCGGGCCATGGATGAAGTCTCCCTTCAAGTTCACGCCGTATGGTCAGTCTGGCAAGAAGCTCAGCGAGGTGGTCGCACCGCTGGGAGCTTGTGTCGATGACATGGCGTTTGTTCATAACATGGTCGGCAAGAGTGGTGTGCACTCGCAAGCGACTTATCTGCAAGCAACCGGTTTCGATACGCCAGGCTTCCCAGGCATGGGCGCCTGGGTCAGTTATGGTCTGGGAAGCATCAGCGACGAATTGCCTTCATTCGTTGTCCTGCCCGATCACCGTGGCTTTGCCAGCAATGGCCCCAAGAACTGGAGCAGCGCTTTCCTGCCCGCCAGCACCCAAGGCACCGCGATCTTCCCCCAGCGAGAGAATCCAATCGAAGACCTGACGCCCAAGTCGTCCTATACGTCTGCCACAAGCGACGATGCGAGCCTGCGTCTGCTGGAGCAGATCAATGGCCGCTACCAAGAACAACGTGCCGGCGATTCACGACTCGAGGCTCGTATCCGCAGCTATGAACTGGCAGCCAAGATGCAGCTGAGTGCTCCCCAGGCGATGGACATCTCGAAGGAGCCCGACCACATCCTCAAGATGTATGGTCTCGATCGGATGGGTGCCGAGTATCCTTCCGAGATTAATGCTCCCGAAGAAATCGAGTACTTCGGCCGCAAGTGTCTCATTGCCCGGCGACTCATCGAACGCGGTGTTCGCTTTATCCAAATCTGGTCCGGAAACGATAACGGTTTCCCGCGTCGCAATTGGGACAGCCATGAAGACATCCGGCGAGACCACGGTCCACTGGCCACCGGCATGGCCGTCGGTACCGCCGCACTGATCCAAGATCTCAAGCAGCGCGGACTGCTCGACGATACGATCATCCTCTGGACGACCGAATTCGGGCGGATGCCCTCGACGCAGGGAAGCAAGGGACGCGATCACAACCCCTACGTATTCACGAACTGGCTGTGCGGCGGGGGTATCAAGCCAGGCATTACCTATGGGCAATCCGACCAGTGGGGCTACAAGCCGCTCGACCGCGACCACCCCACGCAGGTCTACGACATCCACGCAACGATACTCCACCTGCTGGGAATCAATCACGAGAAACTGACCGTCCGTCATAATGGCATCGATCGCCGCTTAACGGACGTTCATGGACACGTCATCCGCGACATCCTTGCGTAA
- a CDS encoding DUF1553 domain-containing protein: MIRTNLPLIRLASLFLLFTLGGWTYAQEVSLPGDFFEKSVAPILSAHCVTCHNDQKQEGGLSLADGPAALRGGDSGESIVPGEPTASFLLDYLSGDPPEMPQGGQPLSKEEIAVLHKWIAGGAAWPKGLKLEAKDNWWSRQPLGRPPVPEVPLASKSRVRTPIDAFVLAQLHERDMSMSPEADSRTLVRRLYFDLIGLPPTPEEIRQWTAALDEGEDGYQKLVDHLLASPHYGERWARHWLDVVKYADTCGYDKDKLRRNAWPYRDYVIRSFNDDKPYARFVEEQIAGDALYPGEQDGILGLGFIAAGPWDFIGHVEVPASKIDGKNARNLDRDEMVSNTLNTFCSVTIQCARCHDHKFDPYTQQHYYGLQAVFAAVDRAERPYDIDPEIEKQRLQLAQEKQAVEKQLANLQQAMAKDGGEQLTALRTKIQSLRKQAQPETAVPQHGYHSHIEKTDDQAKWVQIDLGNPTEITKIVLHPCYDDFAGIGPGFGFPVRFKVEAASDAAFADSQLIADETGQDYPNPLLASYAVEMPVNARFVRITATKLAPRQNDFIFALSEVEIYDKNNKNVALNRSVQSLDSIEAPIRWRRANLVDGLWPKSISANVSEELNQAKESLAAIEKQIETPQRVAQRTKFNSRIQELNAQLKSLPSGKMVYAAATHFKPQGSFQPTQGKPREVHVLHRGNVTDPRDPALPGTLPLPGKDDYEFTLPTDHDESQRRAALARWITAHDHPLTWRSVANRIWYYHFDQAIVGSPNDFGRMGQMPTHPKLLDWLAVEFRDHDQSFKHLHRLIVTSSVYRQSSQHDELHAAKDSSNQYLWRMNRRRLEAEEIRDSILSVSGKLDTSMGGPGFFVFKLEKEAHSPHYEYHKFDPSDPTSHRRSVYRFIVRSQPDPYMTTLDCADSSQSTPKRSETLTALQALSMLNNPFQLVMAESFAQRLQEEAPTLPEQVELGIQLTLGREPTDFEREKFTAFAQEHGLANLCRVFFNQSEFVYLD; this comes from the coding sequence ATGATACGTACTAATCTCCCATTGATTCGCCTCGCCAGTCTGTTCCTATTGTTCACACTCGGCGGTTGGACGTACGCCCAGGAAGTCTCTTTGCCCGGCGATTTCTTCGAGAAATCGGTCGCCCCGATCCTTTCTGCCCACTGCGTCACATGCCACAACGACCAAAAGCAGGAAGGAGGCCTGTCGCTAGCTGACGGCCCCGCTGCCCTGCGCGGAGGTGACAGTGGCGAGTCGATTGTTCCTGGAGAACCCACGGCAAGTTTCCTGCTCGACTACCTCTCCGGGGATCCGCCCGAAATGCCCCAAGGGGGCCAGCCGCTATCGAAGGAAGAGATTGCCGTCCTTCATAAATGGATCGCAGGCGGGGCCGCTTGGCCCAAAGGCCTAAAGCTGGAAGCCAAAGATAACTGGTGGTCTCGCCAACCATTAGGCCGGCCGCCGGTCCCGGAAGTTCCCCTGGCATCCAAGTCGCGTGTAAGAACTCCCATCGATGCGTTCGTCTTGGCTCAACTTCACGAGCGTGACATGTCCATGTCTCCTGAGGCGGACTCGAGAACGCTTGTGCGTCGCTTGTATTTCGACCTGATTGGCCTTCCGCCTACGCCTGAGGAAATACGTCAATGGACGGCGGCACTCGACGAGGGGGAAGACGGATACCAGAAGTTAGTTGACCACCTCTTGGCCTCGCCACACTACGGCGAACGCTGGGCACGGCATTGGCTTGACGTGGTGAAGTACGCCGACACGTGTGGTTACGACAAGGATAAGCTCCGTCGCAACGCGTGGCCTTACCGCGACTACGTCATCCGTTCTTTCAACGACGACAAACCTTATGCCCGCTTCGTCGAAGAACAGATCGCCGGCGATGCCCTTTATCCGGGCGAGCAAGACGGCATCTTAGGACTGGGCTTCATCGCAGCAGGACCTTGGGATTTCATTGGTCACGTCGAGGTGCCCGCCAGCAAGATCGATGGCAAGAATGCCCGCAACCTCGATCGTGACGAGATGGTTTCCAACACGTTGAACACGTTTTGCAGCGTGACCATTCAGTGTGCCCGCTGCCACGACCATAAGTTCGACCCTTACACGCAACAGCACTACTACGGTCTCCAGGCCGTATTTGCGGCGGTCGATCGGGCGGAACGTCCCTATGACATCGATCCTGAAATCGAGAAGCAGCGATTGCAGCTTGCCCAAGAGAAGCAAGCGGTCGAAAAACAACTAGCCAACCTACAACAGGCAATGGCGAAGGACGGTGGCGAACAGCTAACGGCACTTCGCACGAAGATTCAATCGCTGAGAAAACAGGCCCAACCGGAGACAGCGGTCCCGCAACATGGTTATCACAGTCACATTGAGAAGACGGATGATCAAGCCAAATGGGTACAGATTGATCTCGGGAATCCCACCGAGATTACCAAGATCGTTTTGCATCCCTGCTACGACGATTTCGCCGGCATCGGTCCTGGGTTTGGTTTTCCGGTGCGTTTCAAAGTCGAAGCGGCCAGTGACGCTGCGTTTGCCGATTCCCAGCTAATTGCCGACGAAACGGGCCAAGACTATCCCAATCCGCTTCTGGCGAGCTACGCGGTTGAAATGCCCGTCAACGCTCGGTTCGTTCGCATCACGGCGACCAAGCTTGCCCCGCGGCAAAACGATTTTATCTTCGCCCTGTCCGAGGTGGAGATCTACGACAAGAACAACAAGAACGTGGCCCTCAACCGTTCCGTTCAATCGCTCGACTCCATCGAGGCCCCCATACGCTGGCGACGTGCCAACCTGGTCGATGGTCTCTGGCCGAAGTCGATTTCGGCGAACGTCTCTGAGGAGCTAAACCAGGCCAAGGAATCTTTGGCTGCCATCGAGAAGCAGATCGAAACACCCCAGCGTGTTGCCCAAAGAACCAAGTTCAACAGCCGCATCCAGGAGTTAAACGCACAGCTCAAGTCCTTGCCTTCCGGCAAAATGGTCTACGCGGCGGCAACGCATTTCAAACCGCAAGGATCCTTTCAGCCGACCCAAGGCAAACCGCGTGAGGTCCACGTTCTGCATCGAGGCAATGTCACCGACCCACGGGACCCAGCCTTGCCAGGCACGTTGCCGCTGCCAGGAAAGGACGACTATGAATTCACCCTGCCTACCGATCACGACGAATCGCAGCGCCGGGCGGCACTGGCCAGGTGGATCACCGCTCACGATCATCCGCTAACCTGGCGAAGTGTCGCGAATCGCATTTGGTACTACCATTTCGATCAGGCCATCGTCGGCTCGCCCAATGACTTCGGTCGTATGGGACAGATGCCGACACACCCCAAACTGCTTGACTGGCTGGCCGTCGAATTCCGTGACCACGACCAGTCTTTCAAGCACTTGCATCGGCTCATCGTCACCAGCAGCGTCTATCGCCAGTCATCCCAGCATGACGAATTGCATGCCGCGAAAGACAGCAGCAACCAGTATCTGTGGCGAATGAACCGGCGACGATTAGAGGCCGAAGAGATCCGCGATTCGATTCTTTCGGTCAGTGGGAAGTTGGACACGTCGATGGGTGGACCGGGCTTCTTTGTCTTCAAGCTTGAAAAAGAAGCCCACTCTCCCCACTACGAGTACCACAAGTTCGACCCAAGCGATCCGACGAGTCATCGACGCAGTGTCTATCGGTTCATCGTCCGTTCGCAGCCCGATCCCTACATGACGACGCTCGACTGTGCCGACTCGTCCCAAAGCACTCCGAAGCGGAGCGAAACACTCACGGCACTTCAGGCCCTGTCGATGCTCAATAATCCATTTCAGTTGGTCATGGCCGAGTCGTTTGCCCAGCGGCTTCAAGAGGAGGCACCGACGCTGCCGGAGCAGGTCGAACTTGGCATCCAGTTGACCCTCGGCCGCGAACCAACCGACTTCGAACGAGAGAAGTTCACCGCATTTGCCCAAGAGCATGGGCTCGCCAATTTATGCCGCGTGTTCTTCAATCAAAGCGAATTTGTCTATCTCGATTGA